The Thermodesulfobacteriota bacterium sequence AGTTAAATACCAATGTACGGTTATCGTGAATCAGGATCTTTCGTTCCAGGTGGTAAGAGATCGCCCGTGAGAGAACTAGCTTTTCAAGGTCACGCCCCTTTCTGATCATATCTTCAACCGAGTCTTTGTGACTGACTCGGACAACATCCTGTTCTATGATCGGACCTGCATCCAAATCAGCGGTTACATAATGGCTGGTAGCTCCGATAATCTTTACCCCACGTTCGTGGGCCGAGTGATAAGGCTTAGCACCGGGGAACGCAGGCAGAAATGAATGATGGATATTGATTATTCGATTCTCGAATTTTGATACGAAATTCTCAGTTAATATCTGCATATATCGAGCAAGAACGATAAAGTCAATCTTATACTTTTTTAAAGCCTTCAGTTGTTTTTCTTCCTGTTCACGCTTGGTTTCTTTGTCGATCGGAAATACATGATAATCGATGCCAAAATTATTAGCGACC is a genomic window containing:
- the purU gene encoding formyltetrahydrofolate deformylase; this encodes MSNLNKEINKPHSVILLIHCRDRKGLVASVTEFVFKNNGNILTLDQHVDSQKQFFFMRVEWDLGGFSIPKEKIGEYFDTLVAQRFEMKWRLYFSDDTPRMAIFVSNLPHCLYDILSRCESNEWDVEVPLIISNHPDLESVANNFGIDYHVFPIDKETKREQEEKQLKALKKYKIDFIVLARYMQILTENFVSKFENRIINIHHSFLPAFPGAKPYHSAHERGVKIIGATSHYVTADLDAGPIIEQDVVRVSHKDSVEDMIRKGRDLEKLVLSRAISYHLERKILIHDNRTLVFN